GATGTGTGTCGCCTGCGCGAGTGTGGGCGTGCCAACCATGTCGGGGTTTTGGAGCGCATCCATCATCGCGTTCACAATATCGTGTCCGCGAAAGTGCATCCCGAATGTTTCTGACGAGGCGCTGCGCGAACCAATCCAGTTATCGGAACTACAGTACACCAAATAGACGTGATGCCAATTGTAAAAATCCGGATTGTTCGTGCGTTGATTGCTGAGAATGCCATCGGCGCGACTGTCCTCATCCAAGCCGGTGCTCAAGTCTTGGCGCATCCAAAAACCGCTGCCGGTCAGATCGCGCGTGCGTGCTTTGCATGATGCTTCATCTGAACAGTTAAAACCGCCTTTGAACCACACGACCCATTTGTTGACGCCGTCGCCGGTGCCACGCCGATAAAAAAACACCGGCGTCGAACCATCATTGCAAACCGCTTGCGGATGTTTGGTTTGGGCGATTAGGTACGGAAGCAAGACCTGGGTCGAGACGACCGGCGTCGGACGCACGATGGTTGCGGTGGGCGCGCGTGTGGATGTCGCTGTTGGCGAAAAAGCGCGTGTCGCTGTCTGGGTTGCGGTCTGGGTCGGTGATGCGGTTGCGGTGGACGCGGACGTATTCGTCGCAAGTGGTGTGCTTGTTGATGTCGCAGGGACAGGCGTAGGTTGGTTGTTGACTGGCAACGTTCTACCCCCACTGCACCCCATCAGTGAAAACAACAAAACGAACAACGTGCAGAACTTGATTTGCCTTTTCATTGTGCAACTCTCCATTCCATCACGTCATGCAACATCACAGACGCGTTCGAGAAATAGAATTGCAATGCACAGAAAAAATCTCAAGTTAGAACATTCCCCCGCCGCGATACTCGCCAAACTCTTTGCGGAGTGTATCGCAGATTTCGCCGAGTGTCGCGTAACTTTCGACGCACGCGAGAATCGCAGGCATTAGGTTGCGCGTGCCGCGCGCCGCGTCGGTCAACGCGTTCAACGCGTTTTGCGCGCGTAGATTGTCGCGCCGATTCCGCAATTCGCGCAGACGCGCGGATTGCTCATCGCGCACGCGCGGGTCCACGCGCAAACGTTTCCCGCTGTACTTTTCCGCCGTCACGAAATCATTCACACCGATGACGACGCGTTCTTTCGCTTCGACTTCGCGCTGGAACTTCCAGGATGATTCCTGAATTTCACGCGGGACAAATCCGGTCTCAACCGCCTTGAGCGCGCCACCCATTCGTTCAATTCGTTCTAGGTATTCGTTTACCTGTTTCTCGATTTCGTCGGTGAGATTTTCGACATAGTACGACCCAGCAATCGGGTCAATCGTGTTTGTCACGCCCGACTCGTGCGCGATGATTTGTTGCGTGCGCAACGCGATCTGTACCGATTCCTCGGTCGGGAGCGCGATGGCTTCGTCGAACGAATTCGTGTGCAGCGATTGCGTGCCACCCAGGACAGCAGCGAGCGCCTCAATCGCGGTGCGGACGATATTGTTCTGCGGCTGTTGCGCGGTGAGCGAGACGCCCGCGGTCTGCGTGTGAAAACGCAACATCATCGAAGTTGCGTTCTGCGCGCCGAAACGCTCCTTGATAATGCGCGCCCACAATCGCCGCGCCGCGCGAAATTTCGCGATCTCTTCGAGGAAATCCATTTGCGACACGAAAAAGAACGAGAGTTGCGGCGCGAATTCGTCAATCGTCAGTCCGCGCGCGAGCGTCGAGTTGACGTACTCGATCGCGTTCGCGAACGTGAACGCGATTTCTTGCACCGCGGTCGAACCGGCTTCGCGAATGTGATAGCCGCTGATCGAAATCGGATTCCAGTTCGGCAGTTCGCGCGCGCAGTACTCGATGATGTCGGTCGCGAGACGCATCGAAGGCGCGGGCGGAAAGATGTACGTGCCGCGCGCGATATACTCTTTGAGAATATCGTTCTGCACGGTGCCGCGTAATTGCTTCGGGTCAACGCCTTGCTTTTTTGCCACCGCGATGTAGAGCGAAAGCAAAATGCTCGCCGTCGCGTTGATCGTCATCGAGGTCGAGACCTTGTCGAGTGGAATGCCGTCAAACAATCGCTCCATATCTGCGAGCGATGAAATGGCAACGCCGACCTTGCCGACTTCTCCTTCCGCCATCGTGGCATCGGAGTCGTAACCGGTTTGCGTGGGGAGATCGAACGCGACGGACAAGCCGGTCTGTCCCTGCGCGAGCAAATACTTGTAGCGTGCGTTCGATTCGTCCGCGCTCGCGTACCCGGCGTATTGGCGCATCGTCCAAAAGCGTCCGCGATACATCG
This sequence is a window from Chloroflexota bacterium. Protein-coding genes within it:
- a CDS encoding methylmalonyl-CoA mutase family protein, producing MALQERKPKFETLSGIEAKRVYTPEDVLDNYNTNLGFPGEYPFTRGVQATMYRGRFWTMRQYAGYASADESNARYKYLLAQGQTGLSVAFDLPTQTGYDSDATMAEGEVGKVGVAISSLADMERLFDGIPLDKVSTSMTINATASILLSLYIAVAKKQGVDPKQLRGTVQNDILKEYIARGTYIFPPAPSMRLATDIIEYCARELPNWNPISISGYHIREAGSTAVQEIAFTFANAIEYVNSTLARGLTIDEFAPQLSFFFVSQMDFLEEIAKFRAARRLWARIIKERFGAQNATSMMLRFHTQTAGVSLTAQQPQNNIVRTAIEALAAVLGGTQSLHTNSFDEAIALPTEESVQIALRTQQIIAHESGVTNTIDPIAGSYYVENLTDEIEKQVNEYLERIERMGGALKAVETGFVPREIQESSWKFQREVEAKERVVIGVNDFVTAEKYSGKRLRVDPRVRDEQSARLRELRNRRDNLRAQNALNALTDAARGTRNLMPAILACVESYATLGEICDTLRKEFGEYRGGGMF